A stretch of the Bacillus sp. BGMRC 2118 genome encodes the following:
- a CDS encoding DUF1659 domain-containing protein, which translates to MAQSFLSDSQLRLVFNTGVDSEGKPTFKSKSFRNVKTDATTDGLYAVATSLIALQQYPVEAIERNDKNLLGE; encoded by the coding sequence ATGGCACAATCATTCTTATCCGATTCTCAGCTGCGCTTAGTGTTCAACACAGGTGTAGACAGTGAAGGAAAACCAACGTTCAAAAGCAAGAGCTTCCGTAATGTGAAGACGGATGCAACAACTGATGGGCTATATGCAGTAGCAACTAGCTTAATCGCCTTACAACAGTACCCAGTAGAAGCAATCGAGCGTAACGACAAAAACCTATTAGGTGAGTAA
- a CDS encoding DUF2922 domain-containing protein, with amino-acid sequence MAKTLQLQFLNEEEKTVTISIDNPIEPVSPAAIDAAMDTIVSANVFVSAGGDLIAKKGARIVERNVDEITL; translated from the coding sequence ATGGCAAAAACACTTCAACTTCAGTTCTTAAATGAAGAAGAGAAAACCGTGACAATCTCGATTGACAATCCAATCGAACCAGTAAGTCCCGCTGCAATTGATGCAGCAATGGATACGATTGTATCAGCGAATGTATTCGTATCAGCTGGTGGCGATCTTATCGCGAAGAAAGGCGCTCGCATAGTTGAGCGTAATGTGGATGAAATTACTCTGTAA
- a CDS encoding helix-turn-helix transcriptional regulator, with the protein MVSKGDHHMKNKEEFKVRLGQLLRRRREDFGYTQESIAYEIGIDPNSYGEIERGISSPSAITLYKIHLRTGISIDKLFRELQQEYPLPEDEE; encoded by the coding sequence ATGGTCTCAAAAGGAGATCATCACATGAAGAATAAGGAAGAATTCAAAGTGAGATTAGGTCAATTGCTGAGACGAAGACGTGAAGATTTTGGTTACACGCAGGAATCGATCGCATATGAAATTGGCATCGATCCAAACAGCTATGGTGAAATTGAACGAGGTATTTCATCACCAAGTGCGATTACCCTATATAAAATACATTTACGAACCGGCATTAGTATAGACAAGCTCTTTCGTGAATTACAACAGGAGTACCCGTTACCCGAAGATGAAGAATAA
- a CDS encoding competence protein, whose protein sequence is MKNNPSLFSTPSHVHLHYYNRRFHSLKQNDHYEISPLTLAILPAYHETYQSRILDIQGEFYSNQRPLKLIEQACLEGGASYDGRRKSLQYKKSFHQYPPIPINPLEDIYAFPTCSPDSYDCIWLFYEHILHYRPQGNQLLVTFHNHQTLELNISPSIMDKQIARTESCIVLFTKPKMKKMFYPFPSL, encoded by the coding sequence ATGAAGAATAATCCCTCTCTATTCAGTACTCCTTCCCATGTTCATCTCCACTATTACAATAGGAGGTTCCACTCATTGAAACAGAACGATCACTACGAAATTTCCCCTCTCACTCTCGCCATTCTGCCTGCCTACCATGAAACCTATCAATCACGTATTCTCGATATACAAGGCGAATTCTACTCAAACCAGCGACCACTGAAGCTCATTGAACAAGCCTGTCTAGAAGGAGGAGCCAGCTACGATGGCCGGAGGAAATCCCTTCAATACAAAAAGTCCTTCCATCAATACCCTCCCATTCCCATCAATCCACTTGAAGACATCTATGCCTTTCCAACCTGTTCACCTGATTCCTACGATTGCATCTGGCTCTTCTACGAGCACATTCTTCACTATCGCCCTCAAGGCAACCAACTTCTCGTTACCTTTCACAACCACCAAACCCTTGAACTAAACATCTCACCATCCATTATGGATAAACAAATCGCCAGAACTGAATCGTGTATTGTCTTGTTTACCAAGCCTAAAATGAAAAAAATGTTTTACCCGTTTCCATCCCTTTAA